A part of Desulfofundulus salinus genomic DNA contains:
- a CDS encoding peptidoglycan D,D-transpeptidase FtsI family protein, producing the protein MKTNIRRLSYLILGSFVLLSLYIGYINVFLGPALATDPHNRRLAAYEANVHRGTIYDRRGTVLAKSQEGRRSYPLGKDAAQVVGFISQRYGRTGLESAYDRYLLAMTDEDKIEVIIDRLLGRPRVGNDVVVTLDARLQQLAMRLLGNRRGAVVALDPRNGEILALASSPSYDPNAIGQPAGRSPDGNVLTVYDLLQQDKGAPLLNRATQGAYPPGSTFKLITAAGALTTNPEVIKRIFNCQGSLIIDGFRLGDTAAHGEVDFRRALAVSCNTTFARLGLEMGAKRFYQTARAFGLTVNPWAGGPQEVAYRPGTLTPPERMNKPQLGSSAIGQGEVLVNPFQMALVAAAIANDGVIMRPHLLARVQDPQGGVLLQSAPRPWLTAVSPEVAGVIKEAMVDVVREGTGRGAALPGITVAGKTGSAQNPKGGTHAWFVGFAPAERPRVVVAVIVENGGAGGVVAAPIAREMIRAVLTAGP; encoded by the coding sequence GCGGCTTACGAGGCCAATGTGCACCGGGGCACCATCTACGACCGCCGGGGAACGGTACTGGCAAAAAGCCAGGAGGGCAGGCGCAGCTACCCCCTGGGGAAAGATGCAGCCCAGGTAGTTGGTTTTATCTCCCAGCGTTACGGGCGCACCGGGCTGGAATCGGCGTATGACCGTTACCTTTTAGCCATGACCGACGAAGATAAAATTGAGGTGATTATTGACCGCCTGCTGGGGCGTCCCCGGGTGGGCAACGATGTGGTAGTTACCCTGGATGCCCGCCTGCAGCAACTGGCCATGCGACTTCTCGGCAACCGGCGGGGAGCAGTCGTGGCGCTGGATCCAAGGAACGGGGAAATTTTAGCTCTGGCCAGCAGTCCCAGCTACGACCCTAATGCCATCGGGCAACCGGCCGGGCGTTCCCCTGACGGCAATGTTCTCACCGTATATGACTTGTTGCAGCAAGATAAAGGGGCACCGCTTTTAAACCGGGCTACCCAGGGAGCCTATCCGCCCGGTTCAACCTTTAAATTAATCACCGCTGCCGGTGCCCTGACTACAAATCCCGAGGTAATCAAACGTATTTTTAATTGTCAGGGCAGTCTAATAATCGACGGCTTTCGACTTGGCGATACTGCTGCCCACGGGGAGGTGGATTTTCGCCGTGCCCTGGCGGTTTCCTGCAATACTACTTTTGCCCGACTGGGCCTGGAGATGGGAGCAAAAAGGTTTTACCAGACTGCCCGTGCCTTTGGCTTGACTGTAAACCCCTGGGCGGGTGGCCCCCAGGAGGTTGCTTACCGACCCGGGACCCTCACCCCCCCGGAAAGGATGAATAAACCCCAGCTGGGCTCCAGCGCCATCGGCCAGGGGGAGGTGCTGGTCAACCCGTTTCAAATGGCCCTGGTGGCGGCGGCCATTGCCAACGATGGGGTGATTATGCGCCCCCATCTTTTAGCCCGGGTGCAGGACCCCCAGGGAGGGGTTCTTTTACAGTCGGCCCCCCGGCCCTGGCTTACCGCGGTCAGTCCGGAGGTTGCCGGTGTCATCAAGGAGGCCATGGTGGACGTGGTAAGGGAGGGAACCGGCAGGGGGGCGGCCCTCCCCGGGATAACCGTGGCCGGTAAAACAGGCTCGGCACAGAATCCCAAAGGGGGCACCCATGCCTGGTTTGTCGGCTTTGCCCCGGCCGAGAGGCCCCGGGTGGTGGTGGCGGTGATTGTGGAAAACGGTGGTGCCGGCGGGGTGGTGGCTGCCCCCATTGCCCGGGAGATGATCCGGGCGGTACTGACTGCCGGCCCGTAG
- the rsgA gene encoding ribosome small subunit-dependent GTPase A: protein MLREGTVVKAYGGHYYVSSGEEIHDCALRGRFRREKKQVLVGDRVSFRLQPRGQGVIEEVHPRRTTLVRPPVANVDRALIVFAVKDPDPNTLLLDRFLTQAEHAGVGPAICFNKVDLGEELIRDMIEAYRQAGYPVVCTSALDDSGLDELRALLEGHITVLAGPSGVGKSSLLNALVPGLNLKTGEISRKLGRGRHTTRHVELLRLPGGGLVADTPGFSSLYLPEMKREELGEFYPEFVARRDGCRFTGCLHFQEPDCAVKKAVEEGEIPAFRYENYLRLLQEVMELERRY, encoded by the coding sequence ATGCTGCGGGAAGGAACGGTGGTCAAAGCTTACGGCGGACATTATTATGTATCGAGCGGTGAGGAAATCCACGATTGCGCCTTGAGGGGACGCTTTCGCCGGGAAAAGAAGCAGGTGCTGGTGGGGGACCGGGTTTCCTTTCGCCTCCAACCTCGGGGTCAGGGGGTAATTGAAGAAGTACATCCCCGCCGGACCACCCTTGTGCGTCCGCCGGTAGCCAACGTAGACAGGGCACTGATTGTTTTTGCGGTGAAGGATCCCGACCCCAATACCCTTTTACTGGATCGGTTTCTCACTCAGGCCGAACATGCCGGGGTAGGGCCAGCCATTTGTTTTAACAAGGTGGACCTGGGAGAAGAACTGATCCGGGATATGATCGAGGCCTACCGCCAGGCAGGTTATCCGGTTGTTTGTACCAGTGCCCTGGATGACAGCGGCCTTGATGAATTGCGTGCCCTGCTCGAGGGGCATATTACCGTACTGGCCGGGCCTTCGGGGGTGGGTAAGTCCAGCCTGTTAAATGCCCTGGTCCCCGGTTTAAATCTGAAAACCGGGGAGATCAGCCGCAAATTGGGCCGGGGCCGGCATACCACCAGGCATGTAGAGCTCCTGCGATTGCCTGGGGGGGGTCTGGTAGCAGATACCCCGGGGTTTTCCAGCCTTTACTTACCCGAAATGAAACGGGAAGAACTGGGGGAGTTCTACCCGGAATTCGTGGCCCGTCGCGACGGTTGCCGCTTCACCGGCTGCCTGCATTTCCAGGAGCCCGATTGTGCGGTAAAAAAGGCCGTCGAGGAGGGGGAAATCCCCGCCTTTCGCTACGAAAACTATTTGCGACTGCTGCAGGAAGTAATGGAACTGGAGAGGAGATACTGA
- a CDS encoding RCKP-type rubredoxin-like domain-containing protein translates to MAVWKCQECGNVVEARCKPGKCKSCGAPKDKLVKEDQPQK, encoded by the coding sequence ATGGCTGTCTGGAAGTGCCAGGAGTGCGGGAATGTGGTGGAGGCCCGCTGCAAGCCCGGCAAGTGCAAGTCCTGCGGCGCACCCAAAGATAAGCTGGTCAAGGAAGACCAGCCCCAGAAGTAG
- the pknB gene encoding Stk1 family PASTA domain-containing Ser/Thr kinase, which produces MGNRYEILEQLGGGGMAIVYKGRDTFLNRLVTIKVLRPEFSSDKDFTRRFRREAQAVASLSHPNIVSIYDVGQEDDIQYLVMEYVDGEDLKTVIRREGAMPPEKAVQIAFQILEALEHAHENNIVHRDIKPHNILITKSGRAKLTDFGIAREATAATITQTDTIVGSVHYLSPEQARGELAGPQSDLYSLGVVLYEMLTGSVPFAGDSPIAVAIKHIQEEPEPPSRRNPAVSPGLEQVVLRAMQKNPQSRFASARDMARHLEDLFARDGEEVTRFIPLDEMATRVLKPVEKPREEGVRRRRLRPVGWVALALLLVALLAGGAFALSNYLEGPPPVTVPSVINKDLSEAQRILADLGLQVAVRKVHHPKIPEGYVIDQDIGPEHAPIKPPRVITLTVSLGPDLREVPDLYRLPLEGARIRLAERGLVLAEQVQKDYDDNVPPDLIFQQSPAAGERVAPNTPVTVYLSLGPKPRQSKVPNLIGLTMEQARVKLAENNLSLDENVEWVESTDYFQNQVIIQDPAPDSIVNQGTSVKVTLSKGPGPVPKEVRVKVPLPNDGQAHQVKIVINDVRGTTLAYVNTHQPGETVVTTVRYYGRATIEVYVDNKLVKQKPLQEGKNDDDD; this is translated from the coding sequence TTGGGGAACCGGTACGAAATCCTGGAACAGCTGGGTGGAGGGGGAATGGCCATTGTTTATAAAGGCCGGGATACCTTCTTAAACCGCCTGGTTACCATCAAGGTCTTGCGCCCCGAATTCTCCTCGGATAAAGACTTTACCCGTCGTTTTCGCCGGGAAGCCCAGGCGGTGGCCAGCCTTTCCCATCCTAACATCGTGTCCATTTACGATGTGGGGCAGGAGGATGACATCCAGTACCTGGTGATGGAGTATGTGGACGGGGAAGACTTGAAAACCGTCATCCGCCGGGAAGGAGCCATGCCTCCGGAAAAGGCGGTGCAGATAGCTTTCCAGATCCTGGAGGCCCTGGAACACGCCCACGAAAACAACATAGTGCACCGGGATATTAAACCCCATAATATCCTTATTACGAAGAGCGGGCGGGCAAAACTAACTGATTTCGGCATTGCCCGGGAGGCCACGGCGGCAACCATCACGCAGACCGATACCATTGTAGGGTCGGTGCACTACCTCTCGCCGGAGCAGGCCCGTGGGGAGCTGGCCGGCCCCCAATCAGATCTTTATTCCCTGGGCGTGGTCCTTTATGAAATGCTTACCGGTAGCGTGCCCTTTGCCGGGGACAGTCCCATTGCTGTAGCCATTAAACACATCCAGGAAGAACCGGAGCCTCCCTCCCGGCGCAATCCAGCTGTTTCCCCGGGGCTCGAGCAGGTGGTCCTGCGGGCTATGCAGAAAAATCCCCAATCGCGTTTTGCTTCTGCACGGGATATGGCCCGGCACCTGGAAGATCTTTTTGCCCGGGACGGGGAAGAGGTCACCCGTTTCATTCCCCTGGATGAGATGGCCACCCGGGTGCTCAAGCCGGTAGAGAAGCCCCGGGAAGAAGGGGTGCGCCGGCGCAGGCTGCGTCCGGTGGGATGGGTGGCCCTGGCCCTTCTCCTGGTAGCCCTTTTGGCAGGGGGCGCCTTTGCCCTGAGCAATTATCTCGAAGGACCACCCCCAGTAACAGTGCCGTCGGTGATAAACAAGGATTTATCGGAGGCCCAGAGAATACTTGCCGATTTGGGATTGCAGGTGGCGGTACGCAAGGTGCACCATCCCAAGATCCCCGAAGGATATGTGATTGACCAGGATATTGGCCCGGAACACGCGCCGATAAAGCCTCCCCGGGTCATTACCCTCACGGTCAGCCTGGGCCCCGACCTGCGGGAAGTACCTGACTTGTACCGCCTGCCTCTGGAGGGTGCGCGCATACGCCTGGCTGAAAGGGGTCTGGTTCTGGCCGAACAGGTGCAGAAAGATTACGACGATAATGTTCCCCCGGACCTGATTTTTCAACAATCTCCTGCCGCCGGGGAACGAGTAGCTCCTAACACTCCGGTGACGGTTTATCTTTCCCTGGGACCAAAACCCAGGCAGTCCAAGGTGCCCAACCTGATCGGGCTGACGATGGAACAGGCCCGGGTCAAACTGGCCGAAAACAACCTGAGCCTGGATGAAAATGTCGAGTGGGTGGAGAGTACCGATTACTTCCAGAACCAGGTGATCATCCAGGATCCTGCTCCCGACAGCATAGTTAACCAGGGTACGTCCGTAAAGGTAACCTTAAGCAAGGGGCCGGGACCTGTACCCAAGGAGGTTAGGGTAAAGGTGCCCCTTCCCAACGACGGGCAGGCCCACCAGGTCAAAATAGTGATTAACGATGTCCGGGGAACCACTTTAGCCTACGTAAATACCCATCAACCGGGGGAGACGGTAGTAACGACCGTACGCTATTACGGTCGGGCTACCATCGAGGTATACGTTGATAATAAGCTGGTGAAACAGAAACCTCTTCAAGAGGGGAAAAATGATGACGATGATTGA
- a CDS encoding chemotaxis protein CheW, translating to MGDEQQVVIFQLNDQQYALPIQETQEIIRMTDITRVPNTKSYVEGIINLRGSIVPVINLNRRLDLPVRDYTDATRIIVVEYEGQKVGMIVDNVLEVGRYNANEMEPPAVAGDNMEFLRGVIKKGDRLWLLLNLGRVL from the coding sequence ATGGGCGATGAGCAACAAGTGGTAATCTTCCAATTAAATGATCAACAATATGCCCTGCCCATCCAGGAAACCCAGGAAATTATTCGCATGACCGATATTACCCGGGTGCCCAACACCAAAAGCTACGTTGAGGGTATCATCAACCTCAGGGGTAGTATCGTGCCGGTGATTAACCTTAACAGGCGCCTGGACCTGCCTGTACGGGATTACACCGATGCCACCCGGATCATTGTGGTTGAGTATGAAGGGCAAAAAGTGGGTATGATTGTTGATAATGTATTGGAGGTGGGTCGCTACAACGCCAATGAAATGGAACCGCCGGCGGTGGCGGGCGACAACATGGAGTTCCTCCGGGGGGTAATTAAAAAAGGCGACCGCCTGTGGTTATTGCTGAACCTGGGCCGGGTTTTGTAG
- the rpe gene encoding ribulose-phosphate 3-epimerase: MIKIAPSILSANFARLLEDVQRVERAGADYLHLDVMDGHFVPNITIGPLVVAALRPHSRLLFDVHLMIEEPDRYIDSFVEAGADLVTVHVEACRHLHRTLTRIREKGAMAGVALNPATPPEVLEYLPGLFDLVLVMTVNPGFGGQAFIPQTIPKISKIREMLDGAGLEVEIQVDGGIGPSTAPLVVRAGATVLVAGSAVFGAPDPAEAIQEIRQAAKGGE, from the coding sequence GTGATTAAAATAGCACCGTCGATTCTCTCGGCCAACTTTGCCCGCCTTCTGGAAGACGTGCAGCGGGTGGAGAGGGCCGGGGCAGACTACCTGCACCTTGACGTCATGGACGGCCACTTTGTGCCCAACATTACCATCGGACCACTGGTGGTGGCGGCTCTGCGGCCCCACAGCCGGCTGTTATTTGACGTTCATTTAATGATTGAAGAGCCCGACCGTTATATAGATTCCTTTGTTGAGGCGGGGGCAGACCTGGTTACGGTGCATGTGGAAGCTTGCCGGCACCTGCACCGCACGCTCACGCGCATCCGGGAAAAGGGGGCCATGGCCGGGGTGGCCCTGAATCCGGCCACTCCCCCTGAAGTGCTGGAATACCTGCCCGGACTTTTTGATCTGGTGCTGGTCATGACCGTAAACCCGGGTTTTGGTGGACAGGCCTTTATTCCCCAGACCATCCCCAAAATCAGCAAGATCCGGGAGATGCTGGATGGTGCCGGGTTGGAGGTGGAAATCCAGGTGGACGGTGGTATCGGTCCCTCCACCGCCCCTCTGGTGGTCCGGGCCGGGGCTACGGTATTGGTGGCCGGCTCGGCTGTTTTTGGTGCTCCGGATCCGGCAGAGGCTATACAGGAAATCCGGCAGGCGGCAAAAGGGGGTGAGTAG